Below is a genomic region from Numenius arquata chromosome 8, bNumArq3.hap1.1, whole genome shotgun sequence.
GGGGACCCTGCCAAAAAGGGCCGAGGGGTGACAGTAGATGCCAGGCTGAATCTAAGCCAAACATCCACTTGCAAATCAAGTAAACCACATCTACTCTCCTTTAGGAGAAGTggagccagcagatcaagggaagAGCAAAGCCAGCACACACTGACACAGGGAGGTTCCTGTGATCCAGAATACCCTGAAACAGACCCATTTCAACCATATTTTTGGCAAAGAGAGAGGAAGCGTGGACATGGGAAGATCTGGGCTCCCAGCAAGGGCTCTGCTGGCCTCTTGCTGGCTGCTCCCCGAGGCATGGCCTAATGACGGCTGCAGGCAAGCTTCTCTTTGGAAAGAATTTCACATTTTCCACAAACATTATCAAAACTAGGAAATCCAGTTAGGCACATGGAGTCTGAGAGCAGggctgtggcctcgagaggagaAGAGCGCAGAGGCACAGAGACAACCGaaccaggagctgcaggaaccaGGAGGTGACAAGGTTCCCAAGACAGCAGAGAGACCAGAACGTGATGCCTGCTCCAACTCCGATTTATTGAACATTACAAAATACTCTGCATATATTGTCACAGTAAAACAATATTCTTGCAAATAAGATATTAAGTCTTGAGTCATTTGTGGTGCCCATGGCTACAGAAAACACTGACCCAGCTAGAGATTTAGTATGGCCCCGTATCAGAAATCAAAACCAGAATAAGGCATACCAGAAATGCAAAACTAtataaaaacctttttaaaaaccTCATGCTCATCTGGTGGAACAGGTTCAGAGCAGAACGGCCTTTGCTGAGCCGTGCTGACAGTACCAGGGGGTACCACCAGCTCGCCCCACATTGGGCTCACTCACCCAATGCATCTAAGTGTCCCCTTGACACCTGCCGTCCCCCCACCTAGCTGGGACAGGCAGTTATTTACCTGTTTTGGGGCATTACCAGCCCAAGTCCCCACTCTGCCCCAAGAGGAACATCCCACCCCAAGAGGACCATCCCCAAACTGGCACTTTGCTGGTGCCCAGTTGCCGTGCTGAGCTTTTGCATGCCAACCAGTGCTTGGGAACGAATTCTCGGCCCTTGGGGTCACACCAAGGAATAATTCACTGTGTGGGCCATTGCCACCGCATCCCACCACCCTCTCAGGAGGGCCCAGGGGTGGCTGGGAGGCAGGTGGTGGGGACAGACCTTTGAAGACGCACTCATTGTCTCGCCCATCGCCCCTGTTCCTGATGTACATTCATACCTGCTGCTCACTCCACGACCAGCCCTCCCAGCTGATGGGCCCCCAGGCAACGGAGGGACTgggaggtgggcaggaggagcGCCAAGGATGCTGTGCAGGGTAGCTGCCTCCCAGCAAAGCCAGAAAGCTCAACACCGGAGCTACTGGGAACACATCCAGAGGGGAGGCGTGAGGCTGGCACAGCAGGCTGGCTGCTAGAGGAGTCCCTGTGCGTACGGGTTCACTAGGCCGGCTCCTGGTGGAGCCAAACCCCAGGAGCGCTGCTCCCAGTCCTGAGAAGGTCATGGCCTTGCCTCCGTGGTACCTCTACAACCTGAGGAACGCTGAGCTGCCATGGCAAGGAGCACACCTCTGGCCGAGCTCCTGGCTGAGCTCCATGCAGGCTGTGAGGAACCACCTTGAAGTAGCCAGCACGTCCACACCTCAGGGTGGCACAGCCACAATGGGCTCGAGTCCAGCTGGGATCCCAGCTCTGGGAGGAACATCTCTGGCCTCCCAGCGCTGTGAAGATGAGTAGGaaccagagaggaagaaagaggtttGGGGTCTGTGTCTTCCTGGGTGGACAGGCGTTGGTACCTGCTGTTGCAGCATGAAGCCCAGTTATCGACCAGTTTTCCATCAGTAGGTGCATGGGCAAAGCCCACCCTGGAGCACAGCTCCAGGAGGAGTACTGGGCTCTCCTGGAGTTTATGGAGACACACACAAGCTTTACAATGCAAGACAGCGGAGCAGTCAGCAGGTCGCAGCCCatccgcagcccccagccccttccccacgcACCGTCTGCCTCAGAGGTGGCTTGCTCTGTTGAACATCAGCCATCTGGGCTCGGCCGtgggcagcatcctgccctgCCCCTCCGTGGCCATcaaaggctgcagctcctgctgctcagccccGTCTGGGCTGCTGTCACTCTGCGACCTGCCGCTCTTAGGGACGTGGCTGGGGAACTGGAAGTGGGAGCTCTGCTCCGGCGTCACCTGGCTTGCAGACTGGGGTTGCtcctccagcacagggcaggcGAATCTCCTCTGCTGGGGTCCGCTCTCGATGCCTGGAGGGGAAGCGATGCTCTCCAGGGAGGAAATGCTTTGGTTCCACGCCTTCTGCATATCCACTGGCACGATTTTGGTGGTCTCCGAAGAGACGTAAACAGCCAGATCAGCCTGGTCTCCTTTCCACGGCAGCTCCTTCTCTGCCAAGGTGGGTGATGGAGGGATgatgcaggggctggggcagacgTCCAGGCTGcctggaggggcaggaggagggacagTGAGACACAGCTCTTGCTCTCTCCCTGGGCCCTGCAAGCACTGCAGAACCAACAACTACCAGGTGGCCAGCTGGCCCAGGGATGCAGAAGCCACCAGGAAGCCCAAGTGCTGTCCCTCCAGAGCCACAGAGAAGAGTGATTCTCCCATTCATGCTCTGCTGACTTTGGTTTTGCCCAGGCCAAGGCAACTTTGCTCCCCAGGTGGAGGAAGGACAGGCTACCCAATGGCAGCTGCCCTGGCGTGGGAGACCCAGTGCCTACCAGGAGTTGTCTTTCCCTGCAGGACCTCATCGGTGGCTCGAGCAATGAATACAATCCCTTCATCGTCCTCCCTCTCTGTCTCCGAGCtatcactctcctcctcctctgagctgaCCATCACCAGGACAGGAGCTGCAGCAAGATGGAAGGAGTTGGTTTGGAGGACGGACACCCGATGGGGGAAGGACTGCACCCatgggagaaggacttggtgcTAGTGCAACCATGGGTGCCGTCAGCGGGCAGGCAGGCACAGGGAGctgctccatcccaccccaccagaTCCCCTTGCCAGGACCTGCAAACCTCGCCTGCCACCAGCCTTACCTGCCTCCTGCCAGGGGACATTTCTCTGCGTCTTCCCATTGGCTGCATCGCTGGTCAGAGAGATGTTCTTCTGCGAAGGAAGAGGGACTGGCTGGGACCTGCCTTGTGCAAACCCCTAACACCAACCCAGGTGGCCCTGCAAGCCAGGGTAACCCCAGGGACACAGATTCCCACCCCCAGATAGAAGGCAGCTGGCAGTCAGTGGTTCCTACTCCTTAGACATTGCATCTTCATGGCCCTACAGCAAACAGCTCAGCTGCAATGGCTTCAAGAGCCTCCAAACAAGAGAAGACACCCAAGGCTTAATTTATAGCACAGTGCCAACACTTCTGAGCCTGGATCTGCACCGATGTCCAGGCTACTTTATGCTGAGCACTCTTGGAAAACAAACATGGGGTTCCTCCAGGGCTTGGGACCACTTTGCCCAGGGAACAGCCACCCTACAGCAGTGCTGACGTGGTGGGGACATGTGGACATGCAACACCCACATGCTCAGATGCAGCAAACGCAGGACTGAGATGAGATGAACCGCTGGCTCTGGAGCTGCCGATGTCCTGCAGCACCTCAACTAACTCCCAAAGGACCTcactggctgcagcctgggggaaGCCAAAGCTCAGAGCTAGGAAGGGAGCAGGCATTTGGGGAGCGCTTGCCtttttcctgcccttttcctTCAGCCTGGCCTTGCTCTTGGAGGAGCAGACATTGTGCTTTGTGGACTTGAAGGTCTCCAGCCGCCTCTTCATGTTCTGCCGGAAGATTTCTTTATCTTGGCGCTCTTGTTTATCTGGAGAGATGAAGTGACGGCTGTAGCTGGCCTTGTACTGGCCGAGGGAGAGGCAAAGAGACACAGGGTGAGCAGCTGACCCCACGGAGcatcctccatccctgctcctcttGCGGGGGGCTGCTACCCTCGGGGTGAGCCGCACGCCACGGCCGGGGAGTGCTCACCCGCCGGCGGGGCTTGTAGAGGCTCCCTCGCAGAACATGGTGCATGGCAGCGTCCTCCTTGTCCCGGCGGCTCCGTACTGTGTCAATCACCTGCAGGTCCAGGCACGCGCCGCTCCCACTCTCCCtcctggggaggaggtggagatgATGGGAGATGCTGGGTTCCATGCCCGTACCCCGCCAGCCCCCCGGCACAACCCACCCCCCGGGGAAAGGGGAGGCTTTGGGGGGTGCAGCAAGGTCTGCCCCGGGGTTTGGAGGGATGCTCGTACTCACAGGAGGTTTGTGACCGATGACTCCGACATGGACGTGCGGCTGGGCATGGAGGGCAGCGCCAGCTTGGCGGCCGAAAGCACGTGTCCACCCTGGGAAGGCAAGGCTGGCATCAGGACAGCGGGGACCCAGCTGGGCTGGGGCGTCCCCACAGCCCGGCCAGAGGGGACATGTCGTGGCCATACACAGGGTAGACCACCGCCACAGGCCAGCCAGTTCCTGTCGGGGCCATCCCACCACCCATCCCCCACCATGTGCCCCAACCTGGTCAACGAAGCTGATAGCATCACGGATGTTCAGCTTGTAGTAAACATCCCAGATCTCATCCCGCAGCCTGTAGGCAGATTTCCTCATCAGGAGCTGGCTCAGATACTTCTTGTCGAACTGCTCCCACCTGCCACGAGATGAAGACAAGGGCGGTTTAGCTCCCACCGGGAACCATGGCCGGGCACCCCCTGCCCacgcatggttgagagtgtccaaAGCATGGCGAGAGCAGGCTGGATCCAGGAATATGCtgccagggagggcaggaggggaggggacatGCTGAGCCTTCATCCCTGCCCCAGGGGAAGCCGGAGACCAGCGCGTCTGCAGGAGGTGATGGGAGTGGGACTGGGACCGGCACGGCTGCCCCGCTGGAGCGCTTCCCCTCCAGGAAACCGGCTTTTTCCTATCCTTTTCCTGTTGCCACGATGCAGATAAACACTGCCTAGGCTTCAACAGGGCTGCTCCCTCCTCAGCGCCCAGTGCAGCTCCATCTGTGGGGAGGCACAGGGCCATCGCCACCACCAGGAACACCCCACggccccccagcagctccagcgtGGGTGAGCAATACCAGCTCTCACAGCATCCCCAGCTGCACCTGCACAACCTCTCTCTGGGATGCTTTTGGGACCTCGgtctgctgcacaacagcagccagaTGGTTCCCTTCCAGACGGACTGACAGACAGAAACACAGCCTTCCTGGTTCTGCCTACAGCAGGGTGCCCTCCAGCAGGGACCCTGCCATGTCCCCATGGCTGGCGCGTGTCCCCCATCCACCTGATGGCCAGCAAAGGATCCTGGCTAAGACACTCACTTGTCCCGCCAGTAATGGTAGCCGTGGTGTCCCACGATGTCCTCCACCGCTGCCAGAATGTGGTCAAAGGCCTTGAGCGAGGAGAAGAGGGTGAGAGCAGTGGCGAGGCTGCAGGTGCCCCAGGGGTGCCCAGGCCGTGCATCGCCCTCACCCAGCCCCAGCGGTGtggagagctgggcagcccccagcgCCAGCACCTACATGCTCATGCAGCTCCTCGTTTAGCGTGGGCTTGTGGTGGTCGCTGCGCTTCACCTTCAGCCACGTCACCAAGGGTTTGATGGTCAAGCCCTGGAACAGCaggagaaggcaaaggaaagaCTGGGAGGGCAAGAAGGTGCGTGGCTGGGGCATGGGGAGCAGAAGCAGCATGAAGTGACTGGGGACAGCAGCTGTGCTGGCCACGCACACACCTTCCAACCCGTTTTCAAGTCACCTTTGGTGCTCGGTGCCTCCTGGCACTGATGTACTTTAAGGAGGCACGGAGGACCAAAGGTGGCTTGAAAAGAGGTACTTGCCCCAAGCACACGTCCCCAAGTGCCCATCTGACCCCCCAGGTGAGCTCTGGGCAAGAGGAGGAGGGCACGGTGCCTGTCCTCACCTGCACAATGACAGTGAAGAACACCACCACGATGGTCGTTGCCACAAAGTAGTCCTTGGCTTTCACCTTCGCCCTGTCCAGCAGGATGACCAGGGCGAAGGCTACGGCTCCGCGGAGGCCACCGTATGACATGACCACCTGGTCGATCCTGTCCAGGGGGATGAGGCGGAAGCGGTTGAGCACGTAGGTCTGGAGGACAACGCctagggaagaaggagaaggagagccTCGGATGCCAACagagccctgcctgctcctggggaCAGGGCAAAACCCCAGCCAGGAGCCACGTCTGGCCTCATGCCCCAGCCTTTCTTGGGGGATGCCACTTTTTGGCATGAAAAGAGCTGGATCAGAAGTACAGCGGGGCAGACTGACCCACAGCTCTGAAGAGCAGGATAAAGAACAGGGTGCCCAGCACCAGTGCTGTGTCCCATGCCCACTTGGAAGTGTCCACAGCCGAGATGCCCAGAAACATGAAGATGATGGTCTCTGAACTGCTGGCCAGCGTCTTCATGGTGTATTTGACTGTGGTGCGGGATTTCTGGGAGATGTTGGCTTCCACGTACTTCTTGCAGCAGATCCCACAGAAGGTGACTCTGCAGAGGGACAGAAGGAGCTGGCATGACGCTATGGCGGGATGAGGAGTGGGTCTGCTCGCCATCTCTTGCTGCCCAGCACTGCACCCCTGATTTCCTGGCCGCACCCCTGGGGGCACCCCAGTACTCACGCCAGGATGGAGGAGAGCGAGACCATCTCGGCAGCCAGGTACGCGACGTAGGCCAGGAGGAAGACGAAGAGCGGCTCAATGATGCGCACACGCTTGGTGAACCGCGTGATCAGGGCCAGGAGGAAGGCGAAGAGCAGCCCCACGGCTGTGCCCCCAAGGCTCACCAGGAAGAAGGAGGCTGGTGGGGAGAAGAT
It encodes:
- the SLC9A5 gene encoding sodium/hydrogen exchanger 5; protein product: MQPPAASPGPAAPEGAELLRWQWREVQAPCLVAAWILVASLAKIVFHLSRKVTSIVPESCLLILLGLGLGGIVLAVAKKAEYQLEPNMFFLFLLPPIVLDSGYFMPSRLFFDNIGAILTYAVVGTLWNSFTTGTALWGLQRAGLMADPGVEAGLMDFLLFGSLISAVDPVAVLAVFEEVHVNETLFIIVFGESLLNDAVTVVLYKVFNSFVELGPAHIHATDYVKGVASFFLVSLGGTAVGLLFAFLLALITRFTKRVRIIEPLFVFLLAYVAYLAAEMVSLSSILAVTFCGICCKKYVEANISQKSRTTVKYTMKTLASSSETIIFMFLGISAVDTSKWAWDTALVLGTLFFILLFRAVGVVLQTYVLNRFRLIPLDRIDQVVMSYGGLRGAVAFALVILLDRAKVKAKDYFVATTIVVVFFTVIVQGLTIKPLVTWLKVKRSDHHKPTLNEELHEHAFDHILAAVEDIVGHHGYHYWRDKWEQFDKKYLSQLLMRKSAYRLRDEIWDVYYKLNIRDAISFVDQGGHVLSAAKLALPSMPSRTSMSESSVTNLLRESGSGACLDLQVIDTVRSRRDKEDAAMHHVLRGSLYKPRRRYKASYSRHFISPDKQERQDKEIFRQNMKRRLETFKSTKHNVCSSKSKARLKEKGRKKKNISLTSDAANGKTQRNVPWQEAAPVLVMVSSEEEESDSSETEREDDEGIVFIARATDEVLQGKTTPGSLDVCPSPCIIPPSPTLAEKELPWKGDQADLAVYVSSETTKIVPVDMQKAWNQSISSLESIASPPGIESGPQQRRFACPVLEEQPQSASQVTPEQSSHFQFPSHVPKSGRSQSDSSPDGAEQQELQPLMATEGQGRMLPTAEPRWLMFNRASHL